The following are encoded together in the Ovis canadensis isolate MfBH-ARS-UI-01 breed Bighorn chromosome 2, ARS-UI_OviCan_v2, whole genome shotgun sequence genome:
- the LOC138432942 gene encoding mRNA turnover protein 4 homolog: protein MPKSKRDKKVSLTKTAKKGLELKQNLIEELRKCVDTYKYLFIFSVANMRNSKLKDIRNAWKHSRMFFGKNKVMMVALGRSPSDEYKDNLHQVSKKLRGEVGLLFTNRTKEEVDEWFTKYTEMDYARAGNKATFTVNLDPGPLEQFPHSMEPQLRQLGLPTALKKGVVTLLSDYEVCKEGDVLTPEQARVLKLFGYEMAEFKVSIKYMWDAQSGRFQQMGDDLPESAPQSECESEEDDDS, encoded by the coding sequence ATGCCCAAGTCCAAGCGCGACAAGAAAGTCTCCCTAACCAAAACTGCCAAGAAAGGCTTGGAACTGAAGCAGAACTTGATAGAAGAGCTTCGGAAATGTGTGGACACGTACAAGTACCTCTTTATCTTCTCCGTGGCCAACATGAGGAACAGCAAGCTGAAGGACATCCGCAACGCCTGGAAGCACAGTCGGATGTTCTTTGGCAAAAACAAAGTGATGATGGTGGCGCTGGGCCGAAGCCCGTCTGACGAGTACAAAGACAACCTGCACCAGGTCAGCAAGAAGTTGAGGGGTGAAGTTGGCCTCCTTTTCACCAATCGCACTAAGGAGGAAGTGGACGAGTGGTTCACAAAGTACACGGAAATGGACTATGCCCGAGCGGGGAACAAAGCCACTTTCACTGTGAACCTGGATCCGGGACCCCTGGAGCAGTTCCCCCACTCCATGGAGCCCCAGCTGAGGCAGCTGGGCCTGCCCACGGCCCTCAAGAAAGGTGTGGTGACCCTGCTGTCCGACTACGAGGTGTGCAAAGAGGGTGATGTGCTGACCCCGGAGCAGGCCCGCGTCCTGAAGCTTTTCGGGTATGAGATGGCTGAATTCAAGGTGAGCATCAAATACATGTGGGACGCGCAGTCCGGAAGGTTCCAGCAGATGGGAGATGACTTGCCAGAGAGCGCGCCTCAGTCAGAATGCGAGTCGGAGGAAGACGACGACAGCTGA